A window from Rhinolophus sinicus isolate RSC01 linkage group LG01, ASM3656204v1, whole genome shotgun sequence encodes these proteins:
- the CSTB gene encoding cystatin-B encodes MMCGGCSSTKPATAEIQAVADKVKSQLEEKANKKYTLFKAVEYKSQLVAGMNYFIKVQVDNDNFVHIRVFESLPHENKPLALHDYQADKTKEDELAYF; translated from the exons ATGATGTGCGGAGGTTGCTCCAGCACCAAGCCCGCCACGGCCGAGATCCAGGCCGTCGCGGACAAG gtgAAGTCCCAGCTGGAGGAGAAGGCAAACAAGAAGTACACCCTTTTTAAGGCTGTGGAGTACAAGAGCCAGCTGGTCGCGGGGATGAACTACTTCATCAAG GTTCAGGTGGATAATGACAACTTCGTACACATCCGAGTGTTTGAAAGTCTGCCACACGAGAACAAGCCGCTGGCCTTGCACGACTACCAGGCTGACAAGACCAAGGAGGACGAGCTGGCGTACTTCTAG